Within Lolium rigidum isolate FL_2022 chromosome 5, APGP_CSIRO_Lrig_0.1, whole genome shotgun sequence, the genomic segment ACGCCGCCGAGCCGGGGTTCACCTTGTCCATGCCAGGCCTCCCAACGATGGCCATCCGCGAACTCCCGAGCTTCTTCACCAACCTCACGGACGGAAGGCTCGTCGCGGCGTTCGGCAACCTCCGCAGGACGTTCGAGCAGCTGGACCTAGACGTCGACATCAGCCCCGGAGGAAGGAAACCCATGGTGCTCGTGAACACGGTCGAGGCGCTGGAGCTCGGCGCCCTCGCGTCCGTCCCTGAACTGGACATGTTGCCCATCGGGCCGGCCGTCCTATCGCTCTTCGCTGACGGCACGAGGAATGGCACAAACGCCGTTGTAGGAGATCTCTTCGAGCACGACGAAAAGGGTTACATGGAGTGGCTAGACAAGAAGCCGGCGCGGTCAGTGGTGTACGTGTCGTTCGGCAGCATGTCCGCGGCGAACAAgcggcaaaaggaggagatgcagCGTGGCCTCGCCGCGAGCGGTCGGTCTTACCTTTGGGTGGTGCGCAAGGACGACAATGACAataacgacggcggcgacgaggagcggAGCATGGTGGTGGAGTGGTGCGACCAGGTGCGGGTACTGTCGCACCCGGCAGTTGGGTGCTTTGTAACacactgcgggtggaactcaACGCTGGAGAGCATGGCGTGCGGCGTGCCGGTGGTGGCTGTACCGCAGTGGTCCGACCAGGACACCAACGCGCGCCTCGTCATCGAGTGGGGCATTGGTGTGCGTGCCGCAATCAATGCTGACAGGTTTCTGGACGCCGAGGAGCTCACGACGTGCGTGGAAATGGTCATGGGTGATACAGAGGAGGGTGCCGCCATACGGAGCAGCTCGATAAAATGGAAAGCGAAAGTGCAGGAGGCTATCACggacggcggctcgtcggagcttAATCTGATGACTTTCCAGGAGCATTTTGCAAATGATGCTTAGAAGACGCGCCTTGCTCCTTCGTTGTCTCTTCGAATTGAACCTTTTCTCATGTCTTTTATTTTTAATTACGGCTGTGATGTGTTGAAGAATACTCCGTGAGAAAATTACCgatataaaaatacaaataacctTTGTTGGAAGCAAAGATAACTCAATGAGCACATTAGTCCGCATGTCTTTCATCAGCCAGGCAACCACTATTGATTGTTTGTTTTGTTAGCTCACTAGTACATAATAGATCTTCACATATGGATAAAGTGATCGACCAACACGGTTATTTAAACCTTTTCTCATGTCTTTTATTTGAACCGTCATGTGGCCTTCACATTGCATATATGGTTACAACATTGTGTGTGAAGGCTTTGCTTCGCAGAGAGCGCGACTCTTCGGTGCATGGAACATCCTGTGCACAAAAACATTAAGTTTCGTCGTGGAATCATTTTTTCTTCAGATTTTCAAAACATAATAAAATTTAATACATATTATTTGTAGCACGGATCTCAAATCAGAAAACATAATGAATCGAACGGCAACCACGTGCAATGGATGTCCCATGCACGGAAGAAAgacatttgtgttgcttcacacACGAATAAAGAAAAGCATctgaaggtatatatgatgccccccatagggggcctcacagcgctCAGCGCACGTGAGCCGTCGGATCTTACTTGCAGCGAATCTCAGCCATCCAATTTTCTTACAGTGTGGTATAAAAACGTCCCAGCCCGgtaaaaaccctagccgccggcacGTCTCTTCCCGATCcccgcctctctccctccctgGCGATTCTCCTCCCCAATCCCATCTCTTTCCTTCCCAGCCCTCTCTGGCCCAATCCCCTCTCGTCTCCTTGTCGCCGTGGAAGCCGGGCCGcctggtcgtcgccatcgccggcggcTGCCTGGCGCCTCCTCGTCAAACGCCAGCGGCGGTCAAACACCAGCAGGGATTCGAACCATCCTTCTCCTcccccacggcggcgccatcgtcgTCCTCGCGATGTACCGTGCCTAACTCGGAACAACTGCTGGCCGACAGAGCGGTGCAGCCGCGCCGCTCCGTTGTGCGTCGTACCCTCGCCGGGAGGCGCAGCTGGGAGCCTGCGAGAGCAGCGCAACCCTCTGCTACCTCCGGCACCGCACACCGTGTCGTCATCGTGAGGAGCGGCGCAGGTCTGGTGGCATCTCGGCCAGCTTCCACGCGCTTGGCTCCATCGTCCATACAAAGGTAGCCCCTGTGGATAATGGATGCAAAAAGGATTCAGCTCAGTTTCCCTTCATTTTCATTTGATCTTGCACACACAACAAGTTCCAACAAGTTCGATGGAATGGCTGTAGAGAAATAATTTTGCATATTGCAAGAACTGTTGTAGGTGATGGAAGAGGAGACTTCTTAGGAAGAAAATGATTAATTATTGATGCAGGTTTGCTCAACACTTGCCTCATGTGTTTACCTTGATGGGAGAGCTGCTTGCACCGTCGCCACTGTGTGCGCCGTGCCCTTGCCGGGAGGCGCAACCAGTAGTTGGCTGCCTCCATCCCCACCTTCACGGGGCCGCCTCTATCCCCTGCAACTCTGTGTATGTTGAGACGTGATCAGACTAACATGACCCTTTAAATTGGATTTACTATTCAGTACAATACATGTATGTATGATGAAAGTGGTTTAATCCTGTAGCCTATAAGATCTTTATTATTTTCATGAATCTTTTCTGAGTAATCATGTTGTGCTTACCGATATGCATAGCTATTGCAGTCTGATAGGTAAATTATATTGCGTAAGGAATATTGAGGAAGTAGAAAATTACCCCACCTTCATAATGTGAGAAAATAGATGTTCATTAGTTGGTTAGGTTGGGTGCAGGAAGGCCAAGTTTTCAGCCTCGTCCTTCTTTTTTCC encodes:
- the LOC124651139 gene encoding cyanidin 3-O-rutinoside 5-O-glucosyltransferase-like, whose product is MAPQHFIIVSFPWQGHINPARALAERLVRAMPSAHVTLSAAVSAHRLMFPSLESPDEEVHDGAISYIPYSDGYDRGFHLFAGDEDDARRYSEAFGRVGRETFSTVLDRLAARGRPVTCVVYAMLMWWAAEVARERGLPRALYWNQPATMLAVYYHYLHGYERIVTEHAAEPGFTLSMPGLPTMAIRELPSFFTNLTDGRLVAAFGNLRRTFEQLDLDVDISPGGRKPMVLVNTVEALELGALASVPELDMLPIGPAVLSLFADGTRNGTNAVVGDLFEHDEKGYMEWLDKKPARSVVYVSFGSMSAANKRQKEEMQRGLAASGRSYLWVVRKDDNDNNDGGDEERSMVVEWCDQVRVLSHPAVGCFVTHCGWNSTLESMACGVPVVAVPQWSDQDTNARLVIEWGIGVRAAINADRFLDAEELTTCVEMVMGDTEEGAAIRSSSIKWKAKVQEAITDGGSSELNLMTFQEHFANDA